GATCTGTGGCCGTAGAATGGACAAGCTTTTATCTACTCTGCTGTCAACAGTACCTACAAGGCGGCGCCACTGTGTTGTAACATCACCAAGCACTTGTTCAATCTCATTCATGGTCTTAATCGCGTGGTTAAACCTTTCTTGCTTGTACACACGATCCTgtatttagataaataaaaagtattaatcTTTTCTTCATATACTACTCACCAGTAAGAACTCTTTATAGTATagtggaattaaaaaaaaaaagctttactTGAAGCATACTTCTTCTTGTCATAGGATGAAACACTGAATCTTCAAGATCTCCAACTAAACTCTCCAGCTTTAAGGCAGTCACTGTAATAAGTAAATAACTTTTTCTATTAAGCTTTAGAGATCTTGATGTTAGTTACACTAAGAAGCAATAAAGCATTAAACTCACCGAGATATCTGCGCCTGTTCTGAATTCGACACAGCTCCTCAACGAGTTGCTGTAACTCCTGTTCCCTTTGCTTCCTGACAGCATCCTTACTCCGAGCTATAAAATGAAATTGAGACGATTAGAAAGTAATAAGCTTTACGAGGGGGGTTTTGAGTTAACTGACGGAGAGATGTAACAAGGCTGAGACTTTCGAGGCTCAATCTGAGATCGTCGAGTGAGTTTTTAGCGGAGAGAGAGGTGGAGATCCAGGAGACGGCGTGTTTGGTCAGATCCGTACGGAGGTGGAGAAGGCGGTCGTTTAGATGAGTAGTGTCGTGTTTTAGATGAGAGGTTAGATTCGAAGCGCGTGAGAGGAGATCTCGCAGGTCCTCGAAGTTACCGTCGAGAAAGCTCGACGCTAAACCGGAAAGTTCGGCCGGTTTTGGCAAGACGAACGACAGTGGAGGACGAGGATGTTCCATGGGAAAACAAGCAGTTTGCTGCCGGCGAGGTTTCTTGTCGGAAACCGAAACTGTTTGGTAACTTAACAGTTTTGTAGGTGAGAATTACTGTTTTACCCTCTcctgtaaaatataaaaaggagTTAAAAAAACCGAAACTTGATTCAGCTTCACCGTGCAGCGTCGGCGGCTGACGTTAGCAAAAGCGGCATCGAATCAATCGTCTTTTTTTATCAGCGTGGTGTGACAGGACACGTCAGCGTGGTCCGTAACGACTCCATAACGGTTTTGGTGTTATCATTATCTATTTGGTTCTATGAGTTACATTCATATTAGGATTTCTATTTGATTTGGCTTTATCTAGTAGTTGGTTTTGCTATATATGTAAGCCTCAAGGCATATGTCTAGTTTATCAATAATAATTACATTCTTCAATCACAAACTCTCCTTGAATCTATCTTGCTCAAGTTCACACAGAAATTAGCATATCGAGCTCAGTATTTCGAGGTGATCCTTGTTCTGCAGTGGTCATCTTCTAGGTCTGTGTATCCTGTTTCTTCAAATCCGCAAGTAGGATTTCTAGTTCCGGAATTATCTATCTGTTAAATGGAGAGAGCAACAGAAGATAGAAGAGGCTTTACATGCCAGTAGTCTCTAAGTGCCTCGAAGGCACCTGAAATGTCAGTGGGATAACTTGATGTtaatggaaaaaaaacaaacttggATGCTTGTGAGGTTAACATTTTTTCTACCTCTGGTTAGTCCAGAGAATTCGTTAGCTACTTGATTATACATGCTCACTTTGTGTTGACTCCATTTGAAAAGAACCTTGACATCTGGAGACAGCTTTGGCGTGTGCTTGAACGTAGTGATTTGGTAAGTCTTTGTCAAAGGTGTATTATTAATACGCTCACTCATATTTCttggtttttaaattaattacaCTGTTCTACCGTTGCCCTGATCTTGAGGTAATGCATCCAACCTTTAAACTCCACTGTGACACCGTATTCCTGATCCATATCTCTTATTTATAGATTCGTCCTGACACACAGGCATATGCTCGAGAAATCGATGAGCATAAAAAAGTTTATGCTTCTAGTTAACAGTGTCAGGTAAGCCTCCTCCTGTGCCCTTGCTACTTTAACTagtccaacttttttttttgttcttctaaTAAACTGGTTTGCTTCCTTACATATCCGTAGGGAGAAATGGGCAGAGTATTTCCGCGGTAACGACTTTCTTTTTCGTGTTCTGGTCAGCTACAAGTCAATGGCGAGTCGAGCACCCAGATAGGGACTGTGGTGCAGAGGCTACACCTTGTGAGCACACCTACATAGAGCCGTGAGTAACATTATACTTTTATGTTTTGAACAACATATAAAGTCTTGGTTTATTATAATGGTTCTGGCACTTTGTTATTAGGTGGTTGTTGCTGTAGAAACTGGTGGCGCCTTAGGTGGAATGGTTAGACAATTATCTTTGATCAATTTGAAAATATGAGGGACGACGTGTCAGTTACGGGACACCAGAAAGTGGAACTGCACCTAGGAAACTATTAGATCGGCAAATGTCTATCAATAGTGTTCCTAAGAAGGTAAAGATTTTGTTTCTCTACATGAAGTATTGCAATAAAATCTTGTGATCCAAAATGTGAACTGCAAAATGAATCGATAGGTGATAGCTCATCTTCTGAAGCTTCCTAGATTGCAACGAAATAGCTGATCTTTGCGATAGTGCAGAACGTATCTTCTCAAGTGAACCAACTGTTTTGCAGCTTAGAGCTCCTATCAAAATATTTGGTGATCTCCATGGACAGTTTGGGGATGTTATGCGCCTTTTTGATGAATACGGTTCACCATCCACAGCTGGAGAGACATTGCTCATTTGATGAGACATTGCTCATTCTAGGGGACTATGTTGATAGGGGCCAGCACAGTCTAGAAACAATCTCCCTTCTGCTTGCATTAAAGGTATTACTAAGCGTATATGTATGCATGAGGGCATTGGTCGTTCTATAAACCATATGGAGGAGCAGATAGAGAATATACAACGTCCAAATACAATGGACGCTGTCTCCATTGTGCTCACGGATTTACTATGGACAGtccatgtcttttttttttatgttgttaTGTTTTTTGGTCCAAGTCTTACTAGTTTGTTGATTTGGAACTTGTTAGGTCGGATCCGACCGAAAACGACAGTGTTGAAGGTTTAAGACCCAACGCTAGAGGCCCTGGATTAGTTACTTGTGGGGTGAGCAATCTTCCTTTGCTCCTAATAACTTACCATATAGAGAAGTGTTTATTGCTTATGCAGCCTGACCGTGTAATGAAGTTCTGTTGCCTTTTCTATTATTCTGTATCATATAGACATTGGGGCTTTTTGtcttacttttatttttgttatcagCTCATACTTTTTGTAACGTTTGTGTTGATAATATAAAGTTCATGAGCGCTTTCACTTAATGATTAACTTGCTCGGGATTTCATAAGGttatagacaaaaaaaaatatccatcTCTTGTTTAACCATCCTATGATAGACGAATTCAATTTCTAAATTTAGTAAGACGCTCATGAAGTTATATACAACAGATAATCATTTTCCATAGCATTCAGCTGcgaataaaaatagaaataatctGGGGCAAAACGAATAGAAATAGAAATAATACAAGAAAGTGATTTGTACTTGGGGTAATGAGTTCCGTACNNNNNNNNNNNNNNNNNNNNNNNNNNNNNNNNNNNNNNNNNNNNNNNNNNNNNNNNNNNNNNNNNNNNNNNNNNNNNNNNNNNNNNNNNNNNNNNNNNNNGACTCTCAAAGCTTTTCAGGAAAAAAACGTTTGTCGGGCTTTGTAGGCTGATGTGGATAAAGTAAACATTCTGATTGGTTGATTTAAAAATCTGACGTGGATAGCCTACCTTTGCTTGTTATTCTgcttttaattattgtttgatttattttcttttgggtGCCAGAGACAAAAGGCAATAACTCTCTTATCCTGtttatttaaatgtattttattttgggGGATTTGTAGCTGTTTCCACCTAAACAAAAAGACGTGCACCAATGTACTTTTGTGACCTGTGAGGAATGTCATGCCTTGTATCTGTCAAAATTATTGGAACGGCTATTAAATAGACGAACAACTAAAACGGTTTATGGTTTGTAGGCATTGGAAAAGCCATAAAGCAAATCATTATTGCAAGGGaccaaaaagataaaaagcaATTAATTCAGAAAGTTAAAGTCTAGGAGAGGTAGAGGAGTGTTTGAGGGGGTAAAGAGACAAGGAGTATGGATCTTTATTTGTTCAAACTTTTCTTTGGGGTTTAGAGATTTCTTCTACTCGTAAGACTAGATTGATTTCAAGTCGTATGGACTTGAAACATAGACGTAAAGTATGTTACTCATCTTTTCTTGACTTCCAGCTCAATACTATAATATTGCAGACTTGCAGTTACACTCTGTATTGACTTTTTAGATTCAAGTCATATGACTCTTGAGGAAACATTACGCATTGCCAGAGTGAGATGCTTGTCATTTTTTTCTCATGCTTACCATCCACTAAACAGCATTATAATTccaatttcatttttttttctcattccccatgatctttctttttttcttttgccgTCTTAACAAATCAAGGCCGTGCAAGGCCCAAACCGGCTCATGAGGGCCCAACAGGCCTTTCACTTTATACAGTAGAAACGGTGAACCTCCCACTCTTCCCTCCGTCGTCTTGCTCCAACCACCATGGAAGGTGTGGCTATGAAACTCCCGTCTTTCAAATCCCTAGCTCCCACCGCCATCTCCGTCGCCTCTACCTTCTCCATACGACGGAGCTTCTCCTTCGCTCGCCCCTCCTCTTCGCTATCCGCCACCATCACCGCCGATTCCGAACCCGTCTCTCTCGGCCATCGCGCTCGTAAAGACTTCCGAATTCTACACCAGGTGATCAACTCACTCTCTATTTGAAATCCGTATGGATTGCGATTACTGAAAAGCAAAATTGAGTTTTTTCAGGAAGTGAATGGGTCTAAGCTTGTGTACTTGGACAGTGCTGCGACTTCTCAGAAGCCTGCTGCTGTATTGGAAGCTTTGCAGAATTACTACGAGTTCTATAATTCAAACGTTCACAGAGGAATCCACTACTTAAGGTGGTACTTAGTTTTCACTGTTAACTAGGATTTTGATCAtctgattgattgattgattgattgataaaAGGTTGTTTTGAATGATTGTAGTGCCAAGGCTACAGATGAATTTGAACTGGCTAGGAAGAAAGTAGCTCGTTTCATCAATGCTTCCGATTGTAGAGAGATTGTTTTCACTAGGAATGCAACTGAAGCCATCAATCTTGTTGCTTATTCGTGGGGTCTTTCTAACCTCAAACCAGGAGACGAGGTGCGTGCCCATCTGCTGGAAGCCAATATAGTTAACTAGTTATTACTACTGTACACTGTTGCTGCACTTTTTTTTGTATGCATAAAGTCCTTTGTTTGCTTTCTCAAAGTTTCTTTTACTTATATCAAATGAGATTTTGAATGGTGCTAGCTTTTCAGGTTATACTTACAGTGGCTGAACATCATAGTTGCATTGTTCCTTGGCAAATTGTATCTCAAAAGACTGGAGCAGTTCTAAAGTTTGTGACTTTGAATGAAGATGAAGTCCCGGACATAGACATGTTGAGAGAGATGATTTCTGAAAAGACAAAACTCGTGGCTGTTCATCATGTATCAAATGTTCTTGGTAGACACCTTTTTTCGTGTTCTTATTATAATCAGTTCCGTGAAAGAAAACAGGGTTAGGGTAAAATTTTAacctctgtttttttgtttccttctgTTTAGCATCTTCTCTTCCTGTTGAAGAGATTGTGGTCTGGGCACACGATGTTGGAGCGAAAGTTCTGGTGGATGCTTGTCAAAGTGTTCCCCACATGGTGGTTGATGTCCAGAAGCTAAACGCTGATTTCTTAGTTGCGTCTTCTCACAAGGTTGGAATTGTTTACTTTTCTTCTTGTGATACATAATAAGCCTTGTGTCAAGCTTATAGTTAAAAAGTGATATTCATGCTTCAGATGTGTGGACCTACAGGCATTGGGTTCTTATATGGTAAAAGTGATCTTCTACTTGCCATGCCTCCATTCTTAGGTAAGCTGTCTATTTGTATGTAATTCAATGGAAACAACGATCTTTTCTGATTAATCAAGGATGTTCCTGAATTGAATCCCAAActtatttttccttttgtttccaTGATGTTTTTAGGTGGCGGAGAAATGATCTCAGATGTATTTCTTGATCATTCGACTTATGCAGAACCTCCATCCAGGTTTGGTTTCTACTTATGTTAGTTACTTATTTGTATATTTGCTGCAGTTTGTTGATAAGTAGAGTTC
The Raphanus sativus cultivar WK10039 chromosome 1, ASM80110v3, whole genome shotgun sequence DNA segment above includes these coding regions:
- the LOC130509266 gene encoding cysteine desulfurase 1, chloroplastic-like → MEGVAMKLPSFKSLAPTAISVASTFSIRRSFSFARPSSSLSATITADSEPVSLGHRARKDFRILHQEVNGSKLVYLDSAATSQKPAAVLEALQNYYEFYNSNVHRGIHYLSAKATDEFELARKKVARFINASDCREIVFTRNATEAINLVAYSWGLSNLKPGDEVILTVAEHHSCIVPWQIVSQKTGAVLKFVTLNEDEVPDIDMLREMISEKTKLVAVHHVSNVLASSLPVEEIVVWAHDVGAKVLVDACQSVPHMVVDVQKLNADFLVASSHKMCGPTGIGFLYGKSDLLLAMPPFLGGGEMISDVFLDHSTYAEPPSRFEAGTPAIGEAIALGAACDYLSDIGMPKIHEYEVELANYLYEKLSSVPDVRIYGPRPSESVRRAALCSFNVEGLHPTDLATFLDQQHGVAIRSGHHCAQPLHRYLGVNASARASLYFYNTKEDVDSFIVALADTVSFFNSFK